In Oncorhynchus nerka isolate Pitt River linkage group LG21, Oner_Uvic_2.0, whole genome shotgun sequence, the following are encoded in one genomic region:
- the LOC115115870 gene encoding zinc finger protein 501-like — protein sequence MRSLSYSPAKEEVDITVKQEVEGEAVTVKEEEDAFRVKEEDVTVKGEDDAVYGVKEEGEMTVTSKKEEEGEEEEPGYLGPVSQTHLKASNGSNDEFSHKTVLRNRSVINTRERRDYRGSSLEPQQPHDADEAEKSLSTLEHLKKHQQRPTGKRTHCCSDCGKRFTSSAGIKMHQRIHTGEKPFSCTQCGKSFTQSSSLMSHQRTHTGEKPFNCDECGKSFTRSTGLLTHQRTHTGEKPYSCDECGRRFVTSNSLTKHRRTHTGEKPYSCAQCRKSFTESSSLTKHRRTHTGEKPYSCDECGKRFTESGCLTKHQRTHTGEKPFSCNQCGKSFTQSTGLISHQRTHTGEKPYSCDECGKRFVASNSLTRHRRTHTGEKSYSCAQCRKSFTESSSLTKHQRTHTGEKPFSCYECGKRFTESGRLAKHQRTHTGEKPFSCNHCGKSFTQSTSLKSHRRTHRGDKSYSCAQCGKSFTQSTSLISHQRKHTQERNLIAVLNAGRVLLRLASGLHTI from the exons atgcGGTCACTAAGCTACTCCCCTGCTAAAGAAGAGGTGGATatcacagtaaaacaagaagtagagggtgaggctgttactgtgaaagaagaggaagacgcgttcagagtgaaagaggaggatgttacagttAAAGGAGAGGATGATGCAGtttatggagtgaaagaggagggagagatgactGTTACAtcgaaaaaggaggaggagggagaagaggaggaacctggatatctgggcccggtttcccaaacgcATCTTAAGGCATCCAATGGTTCTAACGATGAATTTAGCCATAAGACTGTTTTGAGAAACCGTTCcgtgattaacacta gagagagacgtgacTATCGTGGATCTTCTTTggagcctcaacaacctcatgatgctgatgaggcagagaagagtctctccacattagaacacctcaagaaacaccagcagagacccacagggaagagaactcactgctgctctgactgtgggaagagattcacctcATCAGCGGGCATTAAAATGCAtcagagaatccacacaggagagaaaccttttagctgtactcaatgtgggaagagttttactcaatCATCCAGCCTGAtgtcacaccagagaacacacacgggAGAGAAACCATTTAACTGTGATGAATGTGGGAAAAGTTTTACTCGGTCAACTGGCCTGTtgacacaccagagaacacacacaggagagaaaccttatagctgtgatgaaTGTGGGAGGAGATTTGTTACATCTAACAGTCTGACTAAACAccggagaacacacacaggagagaaaccatataGCTGTGCTCAATGTAGGAAGAGCTTTACTGAGTCTAGCAGTCTGACTAAACAtcggagaacacacacaggagagaagccttatagctgtgatgaatgtgggaagagatttactGAGTCTGGTTGTCTGACtaaacaccagagaacacacacaggagagaagccttttagctgtaatcaatgtgggaagagttttactcagtcaactggcctgatatcacaccagagaacacacacaggagagaaaccttatagctgtgatgaatgtgggaagagatttgtTGCATCTAACAGTCTGACTAGACAccggagaacacacacaggagagaaatcataTAGCTGTGCTCAATGTAGGAAGAGCTTTACTGAGTCTAGCAGTCTGACTaaacatcagagaacacacacaggagagaagccttttaGCTGTTAtgaatgtgggaagagatttactGAGTCTGGCCGTCTGGCtaaacaccagagaacacacacaggagagaagccttttaGCTGTAAtcactgtgggaagagttttactcagtcaacCAGCCTGAAATCACACCGTAGAACGCACAGAGGAGATAAATCTTATAGCTGTGCtcaatgtggaaagagttttactcagtcaacCAGCCTGATATCACatcagagaaaacacacacaggagaggaaTCTTATAGCTGTGCTAAATGCGGGAAGAGTTTTACTACGTCTAGCAAGCGGACTACACACCATATAA